From a single Glycine soja cultivar W05 chromosome 19, ASM419377v2, whole genome shotgun sequence genomic region:
- the LOC114399071 gene encoding transcription factor MYB61-like, with product MGRHSCCYKQKLRKGLWSPEEDEKLLNYITKHGHGCWSSVPKLAGLQRCGKSCRLRWINYLRPDLKRGAFSQQEENSIIELHAVLGNRWSQIAAQLPGRTDNEIKNLWNSCLKKKLRQRGIDPNTHQPLSEVENDKDKPLTADKSNQKASNEVSLIEPPKPKPISTTSMPMDRYPLEVSSTFKISGGNNNNNNSNSTLDRFDSSITSSDMMGMGYFPFQHLNYGSNMGLTTTPNNTPLCFMPSSTSSQMMSELNSTMLHSMFPTHVKPTVSLHSNNNNNPSSISSDGVQNWETSTFSNNNNASKSNGSSSCSIQLQSGSTNFLDHSSTITWGLQAESATKADKDAHVVVPLQSSEQEDIKWSEYLNNTPFFLGTMSVQHQTTNSLYSSDEVKPETTGFIADESSTSWHHSQHFQPSEIYTKDLQRFSVAFGQTL from the exons ATGGGGAGACACTCTTGCTGCTACAAGCAGAAGCTTCGTAAAGGCCTCTGGTCTCCTGAGGAAGACGAGAAGCTTTTGAATTACATCACCAAACATGGCCATGGATGTTGGAGCTCCGTTCCAAAACTAGCTG GTCTTCAGAGGTGTGGCAAGAGCTGCAGATTAAGATGGATAAATTATCTCAGGCCTGATTTGAAGAGAGGAGCATTCTCACAGCAGGAAGAGAACTCCATCATTGAACTTCATGCAGTCCTTGGCAACAG GTGGTCACAGATTGCAGCTCAGTTACCAGGAAGAACTGATAATGAGATAAAGAATCTATGGAACTCCTGTCTGAAGAAGAAGCTTAGGCAAAGAGGCATTGACCCAAACACACACCAGCCCCTCTCAGAGGTTGAGAATGACAAGGACAAGCCTCTTACAGCTGACAAAAGCAACCAGAAAGCCTCCAATGAGGTGAGTCTTATTGAGCCACCAAAACCAAAGCCAATATCTACTACTTCTATGCCCATGGATAGATATCCCCTTGAAGTTTCTTCAACTTTCAAGATCAGCGgtggcaacaacaacaataacaacagcaACAGCACCCTAGACAGGTTTGACAGCTCCATCACTAGTTCTGATATGATGGGAATGGGATATTTCCCTTTTCAGCACTTGAACTATGGATCAAACATGGGACTCACTACTACACCCAACAACACTCCACTTTGCTTCATGCCAAGTTCCACTTCTTCTCAAATGATGTCAGAGCTGAATTCCACCATGCTCCATTCTATGTTCCCAACACATGTAAAACCCACTGTTAGCCTCCActctaacaacaacaacaacccttCTTCCATATCCTCTGATGGGGTTCAGAACTGGGAAACAAGTACCTTCAGTAATAACAACAATGCAAGCAAAAGCAATGGGAGCAGTAGCTGCAGCATCCAATTACAAAGCGGCAGCACTAACTTTCTTGATCATAGCAGCACAATAACATGGGGGCTGCAAGCAGAATCTGCCACCAAGGCAGATAAAGATGCTCATGTTGTTGTACCTTTGCAATCATCGGAACAAGAAGACATTAAATGGTCTGAATATCTCAACAACACCCCTTTCTTTCTGGGAACCATGTCAGTGCAGCATCAAACTACAAACTCTCTCTACAGTAGTGATGAGGTGAAGCCAGAAACAACAGGCTTCATAGCAGACGAATCAAGTACCAGTTGGCACCACAGCCAGCATTTTCAACCTTCGGAAATATATACCAAAGATCTGCAGAGATTTTCAGTGGCTTTTGGACAAACCCTGTAG
- the LOC114399010 gene encoding transcription factor PIF3-like, with protein MPLHELYRVAKGKLDPIEMNNNTCAVDQSSVPNNDLLELVWEKGQISVQGQFSRARVSPNCKTLPSHCLPSHTPIGYANNAISTNTRMGKCGNLGAELNEIRRLVPSGEVDLSEEEEDMVMPWFNYGMEDSLQHGYSTDFFHEPSSYGVTMNELSASNNFSLLDRRNNCTKIFRDTHKHSSYAPVRSSVADIAENNANNVPSGSSGFSSLKMERQGPVMCSSSSTMMNFSHFAKPAAIVKANIENIGLASRSGNEGIQIKSAAATVTNPAESTKVELSGECPKKPATHNQDQDVTVSTKCDPSCKDVSKVDQNQTSNLVVGESVNKGHEAVEKGVELAVVSSSVCSGNGPERGSEDPNQNLKRKSKDTEDFESQSEDVEEESVGVNKEVPARRNGAKKSRSAEVHNLSERRRRDRINEKMRALQELIPNCNKADKASMLDEAIEYLKTLQLQLQIMSMGTSLCMPAMMLHPGMQHMHAPHMGPFSPIGVGMQMRLGVGCGMGMPDANDIESSRFIQVPQMQGTHHPSQGHPIPMPHAPIFSFPGEPFINPSTLGLVETVDKASSAFGLIKDQIPQLAQNTNNGCNSTNQMSTVQCEATIGGFEHSILVLNSGHATSVNDRGAINPSTEDNPYH; from the exons ATGCCTCTGCATGAGTTATACCGTGTGGCTAAAGGGAAGCTTGATCCTATAGAGATGAACAACAACACATGTGCAGTTGATCAATCTTCTGT ACCCAATAATGATTTGCTTGAGTTGGTTTGGGAAAAGGGCCAGATTTCAGTGCAGGGTCAGTTCAGTAGAGCTAGAGTGAGCCCAAATTGTAAAACTTTGCCATCTCACTGCTTACCATCTCACACTCCAATAGGATATGCTAATAATGCTATTTCTACCAATACAAGGATGGGGAAGTGTGGGAATTTAGGTGCTGAATTGAATGAAATTAGAAGGCTTGTCCCTTCAGGTGAAGTGGATTTGAGTGAAGAAGAGGAAGACATGGTGATGCCTTGGTTCAATTATGGAATGGAAGACTCTTTGCAACACGGATATAGTACTGATTTTTTCCATGAACCATCATCATATGGGGTCACCATGAATGAGCTTTCAGcatcaaataatttttctttgctAGATAGAAGAAATAATTGTACTAAGATATTTAGGGACACTCATAAACACTCTTCATATGCACCTGTTAGATCCAGCGTAGCAGATATAGCTGAAAACAATGCAAATAATGTTCCATCTGGCTCAAGTGGTTTTTCTAGCTTAAAGATGGAGAGGCAAGGTCCAGTTATGTGTAGCAGTAGTTCCACCATGATGAATTTTTCCCATTTTGCAAAACCTGCTGCTATTGTCAAAGCTAACATTGAGAACATTGGCTTGGCATCAAGATCAGGAAATGAGGGAATACAGATAAAAAGTGCTGCTGCAACTGTGACCAATCCTGCTGAATCAACAAAAGTTGAATTAAGTGGAGAGTGTCCAAAGAAACCAGCCACacacaatcaagatcaagatgtCACTGTTTCTACAAAGTGTGACCCTTCTTGCAAAGATGTTTCCAAGGTTGATCAAAATCAAACTTCAAATCTAGTTGTTGGGGAAAGTGTGAATAAAGGACACGAAGCTGTTGAAAAAGGAGTGGAGCTAGCTGTGGTCTCTTCCTCTGTTTGCTCTGGCAATGGTCCAGAGAGGGGTTCGGAGgatccaaatcaaaatttgaagcGAAAAAGTAAAGACACTGAGGACTTTGAGAGCCAAAGTGAA GATGTTGAGGAAGAATCAGTTGGTGTCAACAAGGAAGTTCCTGCACGACGAAATGGAGCCAAGAAAAGCCGTTCAGCCGAAGTGCATAATCTATCTGAAAGG AGACGAAGAGACAGGATCAATGAGAAGATGCGTGCGTTACAGGAACTTATACCAAATTGCAATAAG GCGGATAAAGCTTCAATGTTGGATGAGGCGATAGAGTATCTCAAAACACTTCAACTCCAACTTCAA ATTATGTCAATGGGAACTAGTTTATGTATGCCTGCAATGATGTTACATCCGGGAATGCAACACATGCATGCACCACATATGGGTCCTTTTTCACCTATAGGTGTTGGCATGCAAATGAGGTTAGGAGTGGGTTGTGGAATGGGCATGCCTGATGCTAATGATATTGAGTCCTCTAGATTTATTCAAGTGCCCCAAATGCAAGGAACTCATCATCCTAGTCAGGGTCACCCCATTCCAATGCCACATGCTCCCATCTTTTCTTTCCCAGGAGAACCTTTTATCAACCCATCAACTTTAGGACTTGTGGAAACTGTGGATAAGGCTTCTTCAGCCTTTGGCTTAATTAAGGATCAGATTCCACAACTTGCACAGAACACCAACAACGGTTGTAATTCAACAAATCAGATGTCAACAGTACAG TGTGAAGCAACCATTGGTGGATTTGAACACTCAATTTTGGTACTTAATAGTGGTCATGCAACTTCGGTAAATGACAGAGGAGCTATTAATCCCAGTACAGAAGATAACCCTTATCATTGA